One window of Desulfovibrio sp. Fe33 genomic DNA carries:
- a CDS encoding fumarate hydratase has product MRTIQTSEIIDAVAKMCVSANTELPADVRSKLEKAMAEETSPSAKEVLRQLLENADLAHNTKLPLCQDTGLAVFFVEVGDDVRIEGGNLREAINEGTRRGYKDGFLRKSACDPLSRANTGDGTPAIIHFDFVPGDKLKISFMAKGGGAENMSRVTMLAPAQGWEGIKKFVVNRVAEAGPNPCPPTVIGVGIGGTFEHAAKIAKRGLLRKLDDTHPDPDIAAKEKELVDAINALGIGPMGLGGKTTVLGVKITMEPCHLASLPLAVNVQCHSQRHEEVEL; this is encoded by the coding sequence ATGCGTACCATTCAGACCAGCGAAATCATCGACGCCGTCGCCAAGATGTGCGTCAGCGCCAACACCGAGCTGCCCGCCGACGTGCGCAGCAAGCTCGAAAAGGCCATGGCAGAGGAAACCAGCCCTTCCGCCAAGGAAGTGCTTCGCCAGCTCCTGGAAAACGCGGACCTGGCCCACAACACCAAACTGCCCCTGTGTCAGGACACCGGCCTCGCCGTCTTCTTCGTGGAAGTGGGCGACGACGTGCGCATCGAGGGCGGCAACCTGCGTGAAGCCATCAACGAAGGCACCCGCAGGGGGTACAAGGACGGCTTCCTGCGCAAGTCCGCCTGCGACCCGCTCTCCCGCGCCAACACCGGCGACGGCACCCCGGCCATCATCCACTTCGACTTCGTGCCCGGCGACAAGCTCAAGATATCCTTCATGGCCAAGGGCGGCGGAGCCGAGAACATGTCCCGCGTGACCATGCTCGCCCCGGCCCAGGGTTGGGAAGGCATCAAGAAGTTCGTTGTCAACCGCGTGGCCGAGGCCGGTCCCAACCCCTGCCCGCCCACGGTCATCGGAGTGGGCATCGGCGGGACCTTCGAACACGCCGCCAAGATCGCCAAGCGCGGACTCCTGCGCAAGCTGGACGACACCCATCCCGATCCGGACATCGCGGCCAAGGAAAAGGAACTCGTTGACGCCATCAACGCGCTCGGCATCGGCCCCATGGGACTGGGCGGAAAGACCACCGTGCTCGGCGTCAAGATCACCATGGAACCGTGCCACCTGGCGAGCCTGCCCCTGGCGGTCAACGTGCAGTGCCACTCCCAGCGGCATGAGGAGGTCGAACTCTAA
- a CDS encoding Fe-S-containing hydro-lyase, whose amino-acid sequence MAEYKLNTPLTDEDIAQLKAGDVVFLTGTIYSARDAAHKKLVDLLDAGKELPFKLEGAAIYYVGPSPAPPGRPIGAAGPTTSYRMDSYAPRLYSLGLKATIGKGKRDAATRQAMQDYTAVYFGATGGAGALLSNSIVESNVIAFDELGPEAIREMKVEDFPLLVINDSHGGELYAVPDRKAAGIE is encoded by the coding sequence ATGGCTGAATACAAGCTGAACACCCCGCTGACCGATGAAGACATCGCCCAACTCAAGGCGGGCGACGTGGTCTTCCTGACCGGGACCATCTACTCCGCGCGCGACGCGGCCCACAAGAAGCTCGTGGACCTGCTCGACGCGGGCAAGGAACTGCCCTTCAAGCTCGAAGGCGCGGCCATCTACTACGTCGGCCCCTCCCCGGCGCCTCCGGGCCGCCCCATCGGCGCTGCCGGCCCGACCACCAGCTACCGCATGGATTCCTACGCCCCGCGCCTCTACTCCCTGGGGCTCAAGGCCACCATCGGCAAGGGCAAACGCGACGCGGCCACCCGCCAGGCCATGCAGGACTACACCGCCGTCTACTTCGGAGCCACCGGCGGGGCAGGCGCACTGCTGTCCAACTCCATCGTGGAGTCCAACGTCATAGCCTTCGACGAACTCGGCCCCGAGGCCATTCGCGAAATGAAGGTCGAGGACTTCCCCCTGCTCGTCATCAACGATTCCCACGGCGGCGAATTGTACGCCGTGCCCGACCGCAAGGCCGCGGGCATCGAATAA
- a CDS encoding malic enzyme-like NAD(P)-binding protein — protein sequence MALFTKQEALDYHSIGRKGKVEVVPVKPCKNQKHLSMAYSPGVAEACMAIHADPELAYEYTGRGNLIAVVSNGTAVLGLGNIGPLAGKPVMEGKGVLFKVFGDVDVYDINLDVTDPDKLCDVVKALEPTFGGINLEDIKAPECFYIEEKLKKEMNIPVFHDDQHGTAIVTAAGMMNALEISGKDPAEMRVVISGAGAAAIACTNLYRNMGVKFENIAMFDSKGHINKSRTDLNKFKQQYATEKAYGSLAEAMVGADCFLGLSKAGVVSKEMVKSMSDNCPIIFACANPNPEITYDDAKEARPDCIMGTGRSDFPNQVNNVLGFPFIFRGALDCGATAITEGMKLAAAQALADLAKTEAPKYVCEAFGVDKLEFGRDYVIPKALDLRLIEYVSVAVAKAAMEEGVARKPLDLEEYKASLGKRIAESSQRVSAFVDTYHLGI from the coding sequence ATGGCATTATTCACCAAACAGGAAGCCCTGGACTACCATTCCATCGGCAGGAAGGGAAAGGTCGAGGTCGTCCCGGTCAAGCCGTGCAAAAACCAGAAGCACCTGTCCATGGCCTACAGCCCCGGCGTCGCCGAAGCGTGCATGGCCATCCATGCCGATCCCGAACTGGCCTACGAGTACACCGGCCGCGGCAACCTGATCGCAGTGGTCTCCAACGGCACCGCCGTGCTCGGCCTGGGCAACATCGGTCCCCTGGCGGGCAAGCCTGTCATGGAGGGCAAGGGCGTTCTGTTCAAGGTCTTCGGCGATGTGGACGTCTACGACATCAACCTCGACGTGACCGACCCCGACAAGCTCTGCGACGTGGTCAAGGCCCTGGAGCCCACCTTCGGCGGCATCAACCTCGAAGACATCAAGGCTCCCGAATGCTTCTACATCGAAGAGAAGCTGAAAAAGGAAATGAACATCCCGGTCTTCCATGACGATCAGCACGGTACGGCCATCGTTACCGCCGCCGGCATGATGAACGCCCTCGAAATCTCCGGCAAGGACCCGGCGGAAATGCGCGTGGTCATCTCCGGCGCGGGCGCGGCCGCCATCGCCTGCACCAACCTGTATCGCAACATGGGCGTCAAGTTCGAAAACATCGCCATGTTCGATTCCAAGGGACACATCAACAAGTCCCGCACCGACCTGAACAAGTTCAAGCAGCAGTACGCCACCGAGAAGGCCTACGGCTCCCTGGCCGAAGCCATGGTCGGCGCGGACTGCTTCCTCGGCCTGTCCAAGGCCGGCGTTGTCTCCAAGGAAATGGTCAAGTCCATGTCCGACAACTGCCCGATCATCTTCGCCTGCGCCAACCCCAATCCGGAGATCACCTACGACGACGCCAAGGAAGCACGCCCCGACTGCATCATGGGCACCGGCCGCTCCGACTTCCCCAACCAGGTGAACAACGTGCTCGGCTTCCCCTTCATCTTCCGCGGAGCGCTGGACTGCGGTGCCACGGCCATCACCGAAGGCATGAAGCTGGCTGCTGCCCAGGCCCTGGCCGACCTGGCCAAGACCGAGGCTCCGAAATACGTCTGCGAGGCGTTCGGCGTGGACAAGCTGGAATTCGGCAGAGACTACGTCATTCCCAAGGCCTTGGACCTGCGGCTCATCGAATATGTCTCCGTGGCCGTGGCCAAGGCCGCCATGGAGGAAGGCGTGGCCCGCAAGCCGCTCGACCTGGAAGAGTACAAGGCCTCCCTCGGCAAGCGCATCGCTGAATCCAGTCAGAGGGTCAGCGCATTCGTGGACACCTATCATCTCGGAATATAA
- a CDS encoding SLC13 family permease, whose protein sequence is MSDQAESNKGKQIGFFLGPIVFIAMLLIPAPEGMKLEAWRVAAVTALMAIWWITEAIPIPATSLLPIAMFPLLGVMKSSASTAPYANHLIYLFMGGFFLAVTMERWNLHRRVALYTIKAIGTSPARMIMGFMVATAFLSMWVSNTATAMMMVPIGLAVIQQATGFDSDHLRDSSNNVGPEFNFGRGLMLGIAYAASIGGVATIIGTPPNTVMAGMVEKMFGVQIGFGQWMLFGVPLSVVTLAIAWLLLTKFLFPMGGMELAGGEKIINEEVKKLGPMSSEEKMIVVVGCFVATFWLARGFMAESSFVLGIMPHFKYIGDATIGILGALILFAIPVDFKKGKFLLDWKTAVKIPWDVILLFGGGLAIANGFAKTGLAAYIASQLGALEGASMIVFVGAVVLITIFLTEITSNTATATLLVPIMGSAAIAMGVHPYATIIGACVAASYAFMLPVATPPNAVVFGSGCVTIKQMAKAGVWLNLIGTILITAFVVYILPSLWGVDLSIVPEWAVIPK, encoded by the coding sequence ATGTCTGATCAGGCTGAATCCAACAAAGGCAAACAAATAGGGTTCTTTCTCGGACCCATTGTGTTCATCGCCATGCTGCTCATCCCGGCTCCCGAAGGCATGAAGCTGGAAGCATGGCGCGTGGCGGCCGTCACGGCTCTGATGGCCATCTGGTGGATCACCGAGGCCATTCCCATCCCGGCCACCTCCCTGCTGCCCATCGCCATGTTCCCCCTGCTGGGCGTCATGAAATCCTCGGCCTCCACCGCCCCGTACGCCAACCACCTCATCTACCTGTTCATGGGCGGCTTCTTCCTGGCAGTGACCATGGAACGGTGGAACCTGCACCGCCGCGTGGCCCTGTACACCATCAAGGCCATCGGCACGAGCCCGGCCCGAATGATCATGGGCTTCATGGTCGCCACGGCCTTCCTCTCCATGTGGGTGTCCAACACCGCCACCGCCATGATGATGGTGCCCATCGGGCTGGCCGTCATCCAGCAGGCCACAGGCTTCGACTCCGACCACCTGCGCGACAGCAGCAATAACGTCGGACCCGAGTTCAACTTCGGCCGCGGCCTGATGCTCGGCATCGCCTACGCCGCGTCCATCGGCGGCGTGGCCACCATCATCGGTACCCCGCCCAACACCGTCATGGCGGGCATGGTCGAAAAAATGTTCGGCGTGCAGATCGGCTTCGGCCAGTGGATGCTCTTCGGCGTTCCGCTGTCCGTCGTCACCCTGGCCATCGCATGGCTCCTGCTGACCAAGTTCCTGTTCCCCATGGGCGGCATGGAACTGGCCGGCGGCGAAAAAATCATCAATGAAGAAGTCAAGAAGCTGGGCCCCATGTCCAGCGAAGAAAAAATGATCGTCGTGGTGGGCTGTTTCGTGGCCACCTTCTGGCTGGCGCGCGGCTTCATGGCCGAATCCTCCTTCGTCCTCGGCATCATGCCCCACTTCAAGTACATCGGCGACGCCACCATCGGTATCCTCGGCGCCCTGATCCTGTTCGCCATCCCCGTCGACTTCAAGAAAGGCAAGTTCCTCCTGGATTGGAAGACCGCGGTCAAGATTCCCTGGGACGTCATCCTGCTCTTCGGCGGCGGTCTCGCCATCGCCAACGGTTTCGCCAAGACCGGCCTGGCGGCCTACATCGCCAGCCAGCTCGGCGCGCTCGAAGGCGCCAGCATGATCGTCTTCGTGGGCGCGGTGGTCCTCATCACCATCTTCCTGACGGAGATCACCTCCAACACCGCCACCGCCACCCTGCTCGTGCCCATCATGGGCTCCGCGGCCATCGCCATGGGCGTGCATCCGTACGCGACCATCATCGGTGCCTGCGTGGCGGCCTCCTACGCCTTCATGCTCCCGGTGGCCACCCCGCCGAACGCGGTCGTGTTCGGCAGCGGATGCGTGACCATCAAACAAATGGCAAAGGCAGGTGTATGGCTCAACCTGATAGGAACAATCCTGATTACGGCCTTCGTGGTCTACATCCTCCCGAGCCTCTGGGGCGTGGACCTCAGCATCGTTCCCGAATGGGCGGTCATACCCAAGTAA
- a CDS encoding cytochrome c3 family protein, translating to MRSKSKIFPVLAATIVLLAVAIIGYVRSGQTQPMPVRILFENNGGKVLFSHLVHHRDYQIECSRCHHDKAQPIVSPQDEALACGSCHPNEFDDNFVDNHMDSFPNESYCVRCHHVEYDTVRFDHEAHTDYASDCYDCHHGKDIEPEPQKCNNCHTEKSTDKLLSMREAGHQSCGQCHEDMFDKGLSSCKSCHIPKDMTDYKGDFSACNQCHESETRELVLPRMNAFHDQCMSCHEEMGAGPYGPDNCNQCHISR from the coding sequence ATGCGTTCAAAATCGAAGATATTTCCCGTCCTTGCGGCGACCATAGTGCTCCTGGCGGTGGCCATCATCGGATACGTCCGATCGGGCCAGACGCAGCCGATGCCCGTGCGCATCCTATTCGAGAACAACGGGGGAAAGGTTCTTTTCTCCCACCTTGTTCACCACAGGGACTACCAGATCGAATGCTCCCGCTGCCACCACGACAAGGCCCAGCCGATCGTCTCCCCCCAGGACGAAGCTCTGGCCTGCGGCTCCTGTCATCCGAACGAGTTCGACGATAATTTCGTGGACAACCACATGGACTCCTTCCCCAACGAGTCCTACTGCGTGCGTTGCCACCATGTGGAGTACGACACAGTGCGCTTCGACCATGAGGCGCATACCGACTACGCCTCGGACTGCTACGACTGTCATCACGGCAAGGACATCGAGCCCGAGCCGCAAAAGTGCAACAACTGCCACACGGAAAAGAGCACGGACAAGCTCCTGTCCATGCGCGAGGCCGGGCACCAAAGCTGCGGCCAATGCCATGAGGACATGTTCGACAAGGGCCTTTCCAGTTGCAAGTCCTGCCACATCCCCAAGGACATGACCGACTACAAAGGCGATTTCTCGGCCTGCAACCAGTGCCATGAGTCCGAGACCAGGGAACTGGTCCTGCCCCGCATGAACGCCTTCCACGACCAGTGCATGTCCTGCCACGAAGAAATGGGAGCGGGCCCCTACGGCCCCGACAACTGCAACCAATGCCACATCAGCAGGTAG